The sequence TGCTGAAAGCCCTGCTTCCATGGAAGACTTCCCATTATGGAAATTTGAGAACCAAGTGGAGACACTGCCCACAAAGGACACCACTCTTGCCTTCTCTGGACAGAAACTTATTCAAGTTGACGAGCCAGATGCTCAAGTTGACCTTGTCTTAAATTCTGCTGGCCCTGCTTTAGTTGGAGAGTTATTTACTTTACCAGTGATCATAGAGTCAAAAGGACATGCAGTCCATTCTGGTGAACTGAAAATTAACCTCATTGATGCTAGAGGTGGTGGTCTGTTGTTGAGTCCGAGGGAAGCAGAAGATTCTGAAAGTCATCATGTTGAACTTCTTGGTGTCTCAACTGTGTCTGAGGATAAAGAGTCAAAGGAAGAGGCTGATAGCATAAGAAAGATCCAGTATTCATTTGGGGTTGTATCTGTTCCCACATTGAGTGTGGGTGATTCCTGGTCATGCAAATTAGAAATCAAATGGCATCGAGCAAAATCAGTCATGCTTTATGTTTCACTTGGTTACTCCCTAggctcaagtgaagaagaagcaTTGCACCGGCTTAACGTCCATAGAAGCTTGCAAATTGAAGGGCAGATCCCCTTATTAGTTAGTCATCAGTTTTTGAGATCATTTAGGCGAGAACCGTTGTTGCTATCAGGGATCAGGTCCTTAGGAAGTGATGATAAAAAATGTTCTCTTGCTATGAATGAGTCTAACATGCTAATTGTGACTGCAAGAAACTGCACTGAAGTGCCTTTGTGTTTGCATTCAATGACCATTCAACCTGATGGTGATTCAGAGCAGCTGTGTTCAGTGCAACAGATCAGTGGAATTTCCAATCGTCATGCAATTGTTGCTCCTAGGGAGGAATATAAAGGAATATTTTCGGTCAATCCACGGGCTATCAGTACAAACTTCAGACTAGGTGAAATTTGCCTGAATTGGTCAAGAGATTCAAGCCTCGGTGAGGATCAAGATAGGCTTATTATCATGAAAGTACAGTTACCTGAGGTCAACATTGAGGAGCCGCCGCTTGTTGTGGGCATGGAGTGCCCTCCCTATGCAATCCTCGGCATCCCTTTCACTATCTATGTGAAGATTCACAATTCAACGTCTTTGCTTCAGGAAATCAAGTACTCCCTTGTTGATTCTCAGAATTTCGTTTTTTCTGGTGCTCACAATCATGCTGCTTTCATTCTACCGAAATCAGAGCACACTGTTAGTCATAAGTTTGTACCGCTTGGTTCTGGCTCTCAGCAGTTGCCAAGGATCACAGTAACTTCAGTGCGGTATTCTGCTGCATTGACTCCTTCAGCCTCAGCAGCGACTGTCTTTGTGTATCCCAGTGAGCCTAAATTCAACTTGGAAACTAGCCATTCAACATCCGATGAGGTCGTGAGTTGAGACCTAAGCAGCCTGAAGTCTCCCCTCTCCTGACACTTAGCTCGACCCGGGCTTCATGTGAGGTAAGGTATGCTACTGGAAAGACCACCAGCTTGACATTTCATGTTGATTGTTGAAGAAACGAATCAGATTCCTGTCGGCGAGAAGGTCGCTGTGCAAAAGTTTTGGCATTATATTTCGAGGTTTCGATTTTGTAGCGCTTCTCGATTAACCACATATGTGTAACTTATGATTACTTCATTGTTTTTGGTTCAATGGTGCAACATACACAGGAAGATAGGCTCTTGTAAATTACCATCCCACCAGTAAAGTGGGGGAACAAACCAGCCCCATGTCAGTTTTTACTCTTTGATGCTTGCCAACTCGTCAATTTGTCATGGTTGTCGTGTTTCTTTGAAGTCTGAACTTCTGCTATTTAAGTAGAGTCCTTAGGAGATCTACAACCCTATTTAATATAGGGTTTTTAGAAGATCAATTGAAAAAGGTATATTGTCTATTAACTGTATTTATGATCTAGAGCCTTAAAATTGCATCACAGTCTCTTAATTGTCACTTAGATTTGGAAAACCGAACCATCGTTTTAGGACTGTACATGCCCTTAATACACATGAGTCATGATGTTTCTCACTAGTCACTTTAGTAATGATGATTTGACGTATACAGGAAAATGAACTTTATGAGTAATGCCATGGCGTATCTATTCTGAGGCATGACGATGGTCGTATCTATTGAGGTATGGCGATGGTCTTAGGACATGTACAGTAGTACTGTAGATGATTTTAAGGTGTTTAAAGGGAGCATTTGTAAAAAAAAATGGAACAAGCAACAGACGCCTTACTTTATGAATTCGTCCAACAGACCTCCTGCTTGGGTTTTAAAAAAAGAAAAGGTATGCGTATGACGATGGCCGATGGCTGCGTGCTTCATGATGGCAGGGCCATGGAGGAGAACCCGTCTGCTCCGTAGCCGTGTTCAGCCGGCGGCGCTTTCCATGCCGATCCGTCTCGGTGTCGGCGTGTCGCATACGACCTATGCCCGTACGGTGTACGCGTAAAACCGGGAAATTCGCATTCTTCCCCCACACTGTTCGCGTCGCCGTATCTTCACATCGCAGGCCGCTTTGATTCTCTAGCGCGGCTGGGGACTGGGGTCTAGGGTTTAGGCTTCCAAAAAGAGTCAATTCCTTTGCGACCATTATAAAAGATCCAAATTCCATATGAACCACTGGAATTTCTACCGTTCGTTCCATGCCATTGTCCAAGATTTTTCATCCCGTTTAAACCACTGCCGTCCCATTTAGTGCTAACGGATGGTAACAGGATTACGAAAGGACCAGTGTGCCCCTGGTTTGGTCCGTGAAAAAGAAATTGGATCTTCCCTTTCTTGCCACAGGAGGCAGACCCTCTGCTCTGGTTTTGGCGCCAAACCTTGGTGCTAGAACCAATGCCCAGTATGGCATAAACAGTATTCAGATGTATGACATAAACAGTATCCACATGTATGGCATAAACAGTGTCCAGATGTATGGCAAAGTAATGCAAATTGAAAACACAAGTGGTTATACAGACCATACATCAATGTTTTGGCCATCCAGACCATAGCATCACAGTTTTGGTCATAGAATGCCACAGTTTTGGTCATATAGACCACAGCACTACATTAACACAATTCTAGTCAAGTAGACCCAAAAAATAGTACAAAAGACTACCTAGTTCCAATTAGACATTGAGCTTTCTTTTGCTTCTAGTTCCCATGGCAGGACTGCCACTGCAACTGGCTTTGCTTCTAGTTCCCATTGCAGGAGATCCGATGACTTCTGGCTCTCTCTTATTTTTCTTCCCATGTCCTGCCACCTCTTTTTTTGTTTCTTGATTCTCTTCCTTGTCTGCAACCTCCATTGATGGCATCATGATAGACAAAGGCATAGGGACTGACAATGCCAATGTTTGGTTGCACCCTTCACCTGACCTTTTCTCCTTGTACTATGGCACTCATGCAAATGTGGGTTCTTCTTCACCTGCACATAAAAACAGAGTCAAACACACTCAATCAGATGAACACAGAGCCCTGCCCCCGAGGCCTACCAGTTGCCGTGGCCCCAACCCCGAGCCCCCGCCGCCGCAGCTCCTGCCTCGAGCCCCCACCGCCGCGGCCGCGACCTCGAGCCCACAGGCCCCGATCCCCGGCGCCTCCCGCCTCCGCCCTCCGCCCCAACCGCTGGTCAGCTGAGGAAGACTGATGAGAGGCACACTTACCCATCTGGAAGCCATGAAGGCCAGTCGTCGGACCTCATCGGTGCCATGTCGCCCGCCAATCCGGACCTTGGTCCTCCACCATGATTCCCCATCCTCGCTTAACCCATCCTTGGTGCTGTGAATCTAGGGTTCGGCGGGGAGAACAGGGGGACACGAACGAGAGAAGAGCCTCACGGGAGAACTGGGAGCGGCGGCGGCCTGAACAACAAGGACTTGACTCAAGTCGCCAAGGGCAAAACGGACCTTCCTCGCTGCTGTTAACGTCCGTTACCACGAAAAGAGACGGCAGTGGTTTAAACGGGATAAAAAATCTTGGACAATGGCATGGGACGAACGGTAGAAATTCCAGTGGTTCATATGGAATTTGGATCTTTTATAATGGTTGCAAAGGAATTGACTCTTCCAAAAATCAAGCAAAGAAAATATTCGCAGTGTTGCGCACTTCGCGTCTCGATAAAGCCGACCGCCCGACCCCCAACTGTTCCGTCAAAGCAGAGTCTGCCCCTCCCCGCGCCGTTCTTTTTGGTTCCCCACTCCCCAGTCCCCGCCGCCGCCGAAACCCGCAGATGGAGGTCGTCGTCGCCGCGAAGCAGAAGGCGAAGAAACACATACACCTCTTCTACTGCTCAGAATGCGAGGAGCTCGCCCTCAAGATCGCCGCCAGCTCCGACGCCATCGAGCTCCAATCCATCAACTGGCGGTACGCCACCCTACCTTTTCTCTCCGCTTCCTCTTCCCGCCTCACCTATCTCGTGGAGCAAGCTGATTCCTCGAGTTATGTGATGCCGCACCACCAGGAGCTTCGACGACGGGTTCCCGAACCTGTTCATCAACAAGGCGCACGACATCCGTGGGCAGCACGTGGCGTTCCTGGCCTCCTTCAGCTCGCCGTCGGTCATATTCGAGCAGATCTCCGTCATCTTCGCGCTGCCCAAGCTATTCATTGCCTCATTCACTCTCGTGCTGCCTTTCTTCCCCACGGGCTCATTCGAGCGCGTTGAGGAGGAGGGCGATGTCGCCACCGCGTTCACCCTCGCGCGCATTCTCTCGATGATCCCCAAGTCGCGCGGCGGGCCTACCAGCGTCGTCATCTACGACATCCACGCGCTCCAGGAGAGGTTCTACTTCGGGGACGACGTCCTGCCATGCTTCGAGACAGGGATCCCGCTCCTGCTGCAGCGCCTCCGCCAGCTCCCGGACGCAGAAAATGTGCGTAGTGGCATACACTAATGTGCGAACAAACTTTTTTTTGAGGGATAAATTCTTACTGCAGTCCTGACCCATGGCATGTTGCGTGCAGATCACCATTGCCTTTCCAGATGACGGTGCGTGGAAGCGGTTCCACAAGCTGTTACAGCACTTTCCAATGGTCAGCGGTTGCCTTCTCTTGCTTGGATGTCATCTTTTGTTTGTTTCACATACCTTGTGTTGTCATGAATTACTCAGTTCTCTTGTCGTAGATTTCATTCATGTTGGTCTGTTTGATTGTATAGATAGTCTGTAACAAGGTTCGGGAAGGTGACAAGAGAATAGTTCGTATAAAGGAAGGACTACCTGAAGGCCGTCatgttgttattgttgatgatttagtGCAATCTGGGGGAACTCTTAGAGAATGCCAGGTATGATGGATGTGTTATTCTATTGCTTCTTCATGGTAGTTCTAGTAGATGGCAATGCTTACTTATCTACTTGTCTTAGCATTTATTCAGTCTGGAAGGAAATACGATATCGTATACTACAGCATGGAAGGAAGAAGGAAATACTATCTATCTCATACATTTGATACAGCAGCAGAGGGGCACATTGTCGTGCCATTCTGGGGGTTATACTCTTTAATGCACATAGGGTCTGACTGGTTGATTGCATAAGGTCCTAGACTCCTAGTGCAGGCTAGGCTAATCCAGCCTAACGTAATGCAACAACGTGGTGTTTGGTTTGGCCTGTATACCTGTCTTTGCACGTGCATAGATCATGTTTGGTAGCCCGCATTGCAAATTGGACTTCATACAGGGAAACATTTAGTGTTTGGTAGCCTGCACAACAAGTGTTTTGTGTACCACTTCATCCAGGGGCGGACCTAGCCCGAAATCCGAGTGGGGTCCGAAATACTGAGTGGGGGCCTAAATAGAGACCTACTAACTAACAACCTTTTGTAGCTACAGTAAATAAGATAGCAAGTCCACTAGAACCAGAAATTTGAGTGGGGGCCGTGCCCCCACTGGCCATAATGTCGGTCCGCCCCTGACTCCATCCGTCGTGGAACGGGAGACGTGGCTATGGCGGTACAGACCGGAGCACGCCAGAGAGGGAGCGAAGGGATTGCATTGGCTCGTGCGGGGCGGGTGCAGGCACTTCACTCGCGCTGCCTGCACAGCCTAGTACAAGCTGAGTTTCCTTTCAGTGGATGCAGCCCAACAAGCGCTTCACGCAGCGTGCTAGCCTGTATAAGGGCCTGTACAACCAACCACAAAAGAGTGTTGCAGCCCACTAGTCTGGATAGCCCCTTATGTAGGCGACCAATCTCTGAGCACCACTTTTCACGGTTTCCACCGTCGTCGTGCTCCCCCACATTTAAATGGTAAAAGAGCTAAAACTGTACACAAATGAGGATTCGAACCATGGTTGTCGGCTCTAAACCCATAT is a genomic window of Zea mays cultivar B73 chromosome 5, Zm-B73-REFERENCE-NAM-5.0, whole genome shotgun sequence containing:
- the LOC100280644 gene encoding ribose-phosphate pyrophosphokinase 4 isoform 1 (isoform 1 is encoded by transcript variant 1), which gives rise to MEVVVAAKQKAKKHIHLFYCSECEELALKIAASSDAIELQSINWRSFDDGFPNLFINKAHDIRGQHVAFLASFSSPSVIFEQISVIFALPKLFIASFTLVLPFFPTGSFERVEEEGDVATAFTLARILSMIPKSRGGPTSVVIYDIHALQERFYFGDDVLPCFETGIPLLLQRLRQLPDAENITIAFPDDGAWKRFHKLLQHFPMIVCNKVREGDKRIVRIKEGLPEGRHVVIVDDLVQSGGTLRECQKVLALHGAAKVSAYVTHAVFPKQSYERFMASSSAGPGDRFAYFWITDSCPHTVKAIGQRPPFEVLSLAGSIADALQI
- the LOC100280644 gene encoding ribose-phosphate pyrophosphokinase 4 isoform 2 (isoform 2 is encoded by transcript variant 2) — translated: MEVVVAAKQKAKKHIHLFYCSECEELALKIAASSDAIELQSINWRSFDDGFPNLFINKAHDIRGQHVAFLASFSSPSVIFEQISVIFALPKLFIASFTLVLPFFPTGSFERVEEEGDVATAFTLARILSMIPKSRGGPTSVVIYDIHALQERFYFGDDVLPCFETGIPLLLQRLRQLPDAENITIAFPDDGAWKRFHKLLQHFPMIVCNKVREGDKRIVRIKEGLPEGRHVVIVDDLVQSGGTLRECQKVLALHGAAKVSAYVTHAVFPKQSYERFMASSSGDRFAYFWITDSCPHTVKAIGQRPPFEVLSLAGSIADALQI